A region from the Haliaeetus albicilla chromosome 16, bHalAlb1.1, whole genome shotgun sequence genome encodes:
- the EIF3I gene encoding eukaryotic translation initiation factor 3 subunit I, which translates to MKPILLQGHERSITQIKYNREGDLLFTVAKDPIVNVWYSVNGERLGTYNGHTGAVWCVDADWDTRHVLTGSADNSCRLWDCETGKQLALVKTSSAVRTCGFDFGGNIIMFSTDKQMGYQCFVSFFDLRDPSQIENNEPYMKIPCSDSKITSAVWGPLGDFIIAGHESGELNQFSAKSGEQLSNIKEHTKQINDIQTSRDMTMFITASKDNTAKLFDCTTLEHLKTFRTERPVNSAALSPIFDHVVLGGGQEAMDVTTTSTRIGKFEARFFHLAFEEEFGRVKGHFGPINSVAFHPDGKSYSSGGEDGYVRIHYFDPQYFEFEFEA; encoded by the exons ATG AAGCCGATCCTACTGCAGGGCCATGAGCGCTCCATCACGCAGATCAAATACAACCGAGAGGGAGACCTGCTTTTCACCGTGGCCAAGGATCCC atTGTCAACGTTTGGTATTCAGTGAATGGAGAGAGGCTCGGCACCTACAACGGCCACACAGGAGCCGTCTGGTGCGTGGATGCAGACT GGGACACACGACATGTGCTCACTGGCTCTGCGGATAACAGCTGTCGGCTCTGGGACTGTGAAACAG GAAAGCAGCTCGCCCTGGTGAAGACCAGCTCAGCAGTGAGGACGTGTGGTTTTGACTTTGGAGGAAACATCATCATGTTTTCCACGGACAAGCAGATGGGATATCAGTGTTTTGTGAGCTTCTTTGACCTCCGGGATCCCAGCCAGATCG aGAACAACGAGCCTTACATGAAAATCCCGTGCAGTGACTCTAAAATCACTAGTGCTGTGTGGGGCCCTCTGGGAGACTTCATCATTGCAGGACATGAGAGTGGAGAGCTGAACCAGTTTAGTGCCAAG TCAGGGGAACAGCTCTCAAACATCAAGGAGCACACCAAGCAAATCAACGATATTCAGACCTCCAGGGACATGACCATGTTCATCACTGCCTCCAAGGACAACACAGCCAAG CTATTTGATTGCACGACACTCGAGCATTTGAAGACATTCCGGACGGAGCGACCGGTGAACTCTGCTGCACTCTCCCCCATTTTTGATCAC GTCGTGCTTGGTGGTGGGCAAGAGGCCATGGATGTGACCACGACCTCCACCAGGATTGGCAAATTTGAGGCGAG GTTCTTCCATTTGGCTTTTGAAGAAGAGTTTGGCCGAGTGAAGGGTCACTTTGGTCCGATAAATAGCGTTGCTTTTCACCCCGACGGGAAGAG TTACAGCAGCGGGGGTGAGGATGGCTACGTTCGCATCCATTACTTCGATCCCCAGTACTTTGAGTTTGAATTTGAAGCTTAA